The region GTGGGCGTCAGGAGGAGGTCGTAGTCGCCGAAGACACCCTGGATCGCATCGTAGACGCCGGTACGCATCTGCTGGTCCCGCAGGACCTCGACCGCGCTCGCCCGGTAGTTCGCCTCGACGTAGGAGCGGTACTCCGCGGGCAGGTCGTCGGCGTGGTCTGTCAGGAGATCGATCCCCTGGGCCTTGAAGAGCTCGATGACCTCGACCCCGGCCATCATCCGGCACCAGAGCTCCGCCAACTCCTGCTGCCCGTAGGGCATCGTCATGGCGATCTCGTCCACGACGGCGCCGGCGTCGCGGAACGCGGCCGCGGCCTGCGCGGTGACCGTCGCGACCTTCGGGTCGACCGGGTACATGCCGAAGTCGGGGCTGTAGGCGATGCGCTTGCCGGCCAGCGACCTCTCCGGCGTCGCGCAGGCCCCGACGTAGTCCACGGTCTCGTCGAGGGCGAACGGATCGCGCGGGTCGTATCCGGTGAGCACCGAGGCGCCGAGGGCGACGTCGGCGACGCTGCGCCCGAGCACACCTTCGAACAGGAAGGGGCTGACCCCGGTGAAGGCGTTGGGCCGCGACACGAACGGCACGCGCCCGAACGACGCCTTGTAGCCGACGACGCCGCACCAGGAGGCGGGGATCCGGATCGACCCGCCGCCGTCGGTGCCCTCCGCCAGGGGCAGCAGGCCGTCCGCCACGGCGGCCGCGGAACCGCCGGAGGATCCTCCCGAGTTCCGGTCCGTGTCGAACGGGTTGCGCGTGGGCCCGAACAGCGGGTTGTCACACGTGCCGCGGAAACCCATGACCGGCGAGTTGGTCTTGCCGAGCACGATCGCTCCCGCGGCCTTCATCCGTTCGGCGTAGGTGCAGTGGTGCTCGGCGATGTTCCCGCGCAGGGCGGGGATGCCGCCGAACGTCGACGGCCAGCCGGGGTGGAAGTCGAAGAGGTCCTTCAGCGCGGTGGGGACACCGTGCAGCGGCCCCAGCTCCTCCCCGTCCGTCACCGCTTTCTCCGCGCGCGTGGCCGCCTGCCTGGCCTCGTCGGCCGCGAGGAAGACGAACGCGTTGAGACTGGGGTCGCGCTGCTCGATGCGGTCCAGGAAGTGGTCCACGATCTCCACGGGGGACACCTCGCGGCCGCGGACCGCCGCCGCCAGGTTCGTCGCGGACTCGTACGCCATGTCGTCGTCGAGAGGCATGGGACTCCTTCGGTGGGTGGGACGCGGGGGTGTGGATCAGAGCGCGCGCCACCCGCTCACGCGGCGCAGGTCCATCTCGAACTCGACCTCGACGACCGGCGGCCTGGTCAACCAGCGGAGGAATCCGTGACGGCCGACCGCCGGCAGCCGGTCGAGGAGCATCTCCTCCAGGCCGGGGATCTCGTGAGCGGTGTAGACGTCCACGAGCGTGGGGGACTCCGCGTCCTTGCCCAGCCCGGCCAGCCGGGCCCGCATCTCGTCGACGACGTAGCCGGCCTTCTTCGCCAGGCCGGCTTCGGACACGTCACCGCGCGCGACGATCGCGTCGGGATCGAGGCCGTCGATCTCGCCGCCGCCCGCCACGACGAAGTCGACGCCCCCGGCGCCGGCCGACCTCCGGACGAGAAATGCCGACAGCAGCACGGGTTCTCGCGGCGCGGACCGGACGGGGACGACATTGGTCCGAGCGATCGGGTTCACGCCGTCTTCGAGCAGCCCGCGCTCCGCGAGGAGTTGCCGGTAGGTCTCGTTGAACTCGTCGAACGCCCCGAACGCGAACGGTGCCGGGGACCTCAGTTCGATACCGACCAGCGCGCTCGGCGGCAGGCCTCGCTCGGCGCACTCCTCGTCGAGACGAGCGAACCCGTCGACGACCGGGGGCGGGGAGTCGAACCGCACCCCGATGATCTCGTGACCCGGCTCGGCGGCCACCCCGGAGGAGTACGGGGCGATGGCGGGCAGGTACCGGTAGGTCCCGGTGCTGTGCTGCGACGCGGCGTACGGCATGAGCGGGTACTCCAGGAGGATCGGGCCGGCGCGGCGGGGGTGCGGCTCAGTCGAAGTACTTGGCCTGGGCCTGCAGCTCCTCGAGCACGGTCGCGTCGTGGCCGTAGACCATCGTGGCGTCGTAGCGCTTCTGGATCTGCTGGGTCCACCGGAAGCTCTCCCACCAGGCGTGCGAGTCGCGACCGAGCCAGCCCTGGGGCAGGCCCTGCTCGAAGAGGTCGCGCACGTGGAACAGGTCGCTGGTCAGCATGAAGTGCCCGGAGTTGCGGGTCTCGACCTGCATGGTCATCAGGCCGGGGGTGTGGCCGGGCATGTGCCGCAGGGTGATGCCCTCGAACAGCTCGGTCTCGTCGCGGTGGATGGGCTGCCAGTTCAGCTCCCAGTGGAGGTCGCCGGGGACGTAGGCGCCGATGTCCTCCTTGGTCGCGACCGCGTAGTAGTGCTCCTTGATCTCCTTCGCGTGGGCGTAGATCGGGATGTTCCTGCCCTTGAAGTGCTCCAGCCCGCCGGCGTGGTCGAGGTGCAGGTGCCCCATCACGACGGCCTGGATGTCGTCGATGCCGTACCCGGCGGCCTCGAGGGCCTTGTCGAGGTGGTGCTCCTCCTCGTAGACGTTGACGGGGAAGGCTTCCCAGGCGGGCGCGGGCCAGTCCTCCTTGGCGTTCTGTGCGCAGCCGGTCTCGAAGAGGATCGGGCCTGCCTGGGGGTGTTCGATCACGGCGGCGATGACGGCGACCCGGCGGCGCTCGTAGTGCGGGTGCGGGTCGGACTGCACCGCCGCGTTGCATCCGCGGATGAAGAAGCCGTCGTCGGTGTCGATCCGGCCGAGGTCGAGCAGGGACAACTTCGTTCCGGCCATGGGGTGCCTCTTCCGTTCGACGCGGTGGTGATCCCACGGCCTCGAGGTCCGCACCCACCGGACGAGCTCCGCACGCGAGATCCGAGGGCCCACATCGTCGACCGTGACGACACAGGAATGTCTAAACTATAATTTCTAACGCGTCAATGGCGACCAGCAGAAAGGGACATCCGCCGGATTCGAGTGGAAGGTGTGCCCGGTGAGGACGGACGCGGTGCAGCCGGTGTCGGCGGGGCTCGGCCGGGATCTGGTCGGGCTCATCCGCTCCCTCATCCTGACCGGCGCCATCGCCCCGGGCGAGAAGATCCTGCCCAAGGAGATCCAGGAACGGTTCGGCGTCTCCCACATCCCGGTCCGGGAGGCACTGCGCGCGCTGGAGGCCGAGGGACTGGTCATCACCGTCCCGCGTCGAGGCACGAGCGCCGCGCAGGTCTCGCTCGGCGAGCTCCGCGAGGTCTACGCCATGCGACGGCTGCTCGAACCACCGCTCATGGCCCGGGCGGCGCAGCTGCGCAGCGCGGAAGCGGTGGCCGCGGCACAGACGGCGCGGCGGGGACTCGCCGCCGAGTCCGCTGCCGACCTCGACGCGTTCCTGGCCCGGCACCGGGAGTTCCACTGGTTGCTCGTCCGACCGGCGGTAGAGGCGGTCGGCCGTCGGGTCCTCGAACAACTGTGGGTGATCTCCGAGCGCTACGTGCGGATGAGCGTGGCCGCCCACCAGGCCGACGTGAAGGCGGCCCACGACCACGACACCCTGCTCGGGGCGTTCGTGTCCGGAGACGCCGATCTCGCGGCGCGCGAGACCGTGCGCCACCTCGACCTCGTCGAATCCACGATCGTCGAGGCGCTGACGCCCGGCCTCGCGTGAGGCGCCTCGTCGTCGGTGTGGTCGACGACGGTGGACGGCAGGCGCCGTGGCGGGGGAGCAAGCGCGCCGCCGTCAGAAGGCGGTGTTGTCGAGGTCGATCCCCGCCGCCTGCAGCTTCCGGTAGAGCGTGGAGCGGGAGATGCCCAGGAGCAGGGCGGCGTCCCGCTTGTTGCCGCCGGTCTCGGCCAGTGCCTCGAGAATGGCGTGCACCTCGGCGCGCTCGAAGCGGGTCAGGTTGCTCCGGTGCGCCGCGCGGCGGATCTCCGGCGGCAGGTCGGCGAGCACGGCGGCGGTCCCGGTCGCGGTGTCGAGCATGCGGGTGACGGCTGAACGGAGCTCGCCGACGTTGCCCGGCCAGGCCAGACGCATGAGGAGCTGAGTCACCTCGGGCGCCACCCGCCGCGGGGCGGCGAAGGCCGCGACGAGGGCGGGCACGTCGCGGAGCCGGTTGCGCAGTGGCGGCAGCCGAACCTGGTCGGCGTCGATCCCGGGCAGCACCGCGTCCTCCCAGGAGGCGGAGCTGGTGAACGTCGCGGTACACCGCCAGCCACGGGCCGCGGCCGCGTCGAGGAGCGCGGCGAGCCGGCGCCGGGCGGAGGGATCGAGCAGGTCGAGGTGCTGGAGGAGGAGCCCGGCCGGTGGACCGTCCAGGACGGCCCGAAGGTCGTCGAACCAGGCGTGCAGGCCCTGCACCTCGACGGTGGCCGCGTCGCGGACGATCGTCACCTCCCCGCGCTCGCGCAGCAGCGCCCGGGCCACGGCCGCCTTCCCGACACCGGACTCGCCGCAGAGCACCAGGCTCCGCTCGGCGAGCGCGGTCCGGGCCGCGCGGCAGGCCCAGAGGAACGCCCGGTCCGAGCCGGCCAGCCCGGCCGGGGCGGTGACCGGCGCAGCGGCACGGGAGGCACCCGGCTGTTCCGTCGCCGGCCGGACCTCGACGAGCGCGCCGATCACCTGGTCGCCGTCGTGCAGCCGCATCGTGCGGGTCCGGGCGGCCCGCCCGTCGGGCAGTGGCAGCTCGTTCTCCACGATCCCGTCACCGCAGCACCCTTCGAGAACCCGGGCGACGTGGTCCCACAACAACGGTTGCTCGACGCCGTCGAGGAGCCGCGCGGCCTGCGGGTTGGTCATCTGGATGCGGTCGTTGAGCACCAGGATCCCGGCGTGCGAGCGCCTGTCCCCGGAGACGAAGTGGCTGAGCAGCGCGCGCTCCTGCACGGAGTGCTGCTCGAACAACCGCTGCTCGATGCACCGTGCCGTCTGCTCGGCCAGCACGGTGACCAGGGCGTTGTCCCGGTCCGCCGCGCAGGTGATGTCGAGGATGCCCATCGGTCGCCGGATCACCGGGTCCATGATCGGCACACCGACGCAGGTGAACTGGACGAGCTGTTCGGCGTAGTGCTCGTGGCCGTCGATCCGGACCGTGCGCCCCAGTTCGACGGCGGTGCCCACGCCGTTCGTCCCCACCGCGTCCTCGGCGAAGACGAATCCCGGGGTGATGTTGTGGGTGTCCAGCGCATGCAGCAACCGCTGTTCGTGCACCCGACGGTCGAGGATCCGGGCGTCGGTGTCGGTGACCAGGAAGCTGACGCCGAGCTCGCCGAGCCGAGCGTTGATGGTGTCGAGGACCGGGCCGGCGGCACGCAGCAGCCGCGACTCGGGGTTGACGTCCGGCCGGTAGGGCGGGGCGAGCGTCTCGGTGGCGACCGCCCAGCTCGAGCAGCGCTTCCAGGACGAGGAGATCTCGTCGCGGACGCGCGCCGGGGCCGACCCGGAGGACAGGAAGCGTTCACGTTCGCGGGCCAGCACGTCGTCGACCATGTTCGCTCCTCTCGGGACGGCGTCGGCCCGATCAGGCACTGCGATGGTGCGGATCCACGGTAATCCGCTGATCCAGAACGGTGTGTCCCAGATCGGGACACGTCCGGGGTCCGACCGCGCCCGCGCGGGGCTCTGCCCGACGTCGAAGCCGTGCTTCAGATTGAGACACGTGTCACAGCCGACTTGCGGGTCGAATCACGGGACCAACGTCGTCCCGAGGAGCGAACCGGTGAAATTCCAGCTGTTCACGTTGCCGACGATCCCGGCGACCTTGGAGGAACGGGCGGCGAAGCGCCCGATCGGCCGGGACAACGACGCCTTCCAGGCGATGATCGCCGAGGTGCGGGAGCTGGCGATCATGGCCGACGAGGTCGGCTTCGACGTCTTCTCCACCACCGAGCACCACTTCCACTCGGAGGGGTTCGAGGCGTCGGTCCAGCCGATGATGCTCTACGCCGACCTGGCCGCGCGGACCAAGAACATCAGCTTCGCACCGTTGTCACTGGTGCTGCCCGCGAACGATCCGCTGCGCGTCGCCGAGCAGGTGGCCTACCTCGACCACCTCACGGGCGGGCGGGTCTACGGCGGTTACGCACGCGGCTACCAGGACCGCTGGGTCAACGTGCTGGGCCAGCACATCCCGGTGAAGGGGACGCCGATGGACGGAGGGGAGGACGACAAGCACAACCGGGCGGTGCACGAGGAGTACCTGGAGCTGATCTACAAGGCGTGGACCGACGACCTGCTGACCTTCGAGGGGCAGTTCTACCAGGTGCCGCCGAAGGGTGGGATCACACGCTGGCCGGCGGCGGACTGGACGAGGCAGTACGGGCACCCGGACGAGCTGGACGAGAACGGCCACATCCGCGGCATCTCGGTGATCCCCAAGCCGCTGCAGCAGCCGTACCCGAAGGCGTTCCAGCCGTTCTCGGTGTCGGAGTCGACGATGGTGCACACGGCCAAGAACGGGGTGATGCCGATCATCCTGACGGCCGAGCCGGGGCAGTTCACCCATCTCG is a window of Pseudonocardia sp. T1-2H DNA encoding:
- a CDS encoding GntR family transcriptional regulator translates to MRTDAVQPVSAGLGRDLVGLIRSLILTGAIAPGEKILPKEIQERFGVSHIPVREALRALEAEGLVITVPRRGTSAAQVSLGELREVYAMRRLLEPPLMARAAQLRSAEAVAAAQTARRGLAAESAADLDAFLARHREFHWLLVRPAVEAVGRRVLEQLWVISERYVRMSVAAHQADVKAAHDHDTLLGAFVSGDADLAARETVRHLDLVESTIVEALTPGLA
- a CDS encoding sigma-54-dependent Fis family transcriptional regulator, which translates into the protein MVDDVLARERERFLSSGSAPARVRDEISSSWKRCSSWAVATETLAPPYRPDVNPESRLLRAAGPVLDTINARLGELGVSFLVTDTDARILDRRVHEQRLLHALDTHNITPGFVFAEDAVGTNGVGTAVELGRTVRIDGHEHYAEQLVQFTCVGVPIMDPVIRRPMGILDITCAADRDNALVTVLAEQTARCIEQRLFEQHSVQERALLSHFVSGDRRSHAGILVLNDRIQMTNPQAARLLDGVEQPLLWDHVARVLEGCCGDGIVENELPLPDGRAARTRTMRLHDGDQVIGALVEVRPATEQPGASRAAAPVTAPAGLAGSDRAFLWACRAARTALAERSLVLCGESGVGKAAVARALLRERGEVTIVRDAATVEVQGLHAWFDDLRAVLDGPPAGLLLQHLDLLDPSARRRLAALLDAAAARGWRCTATFTSSASWEDAVLPGIDADQVRLPPLRNRLRDVPALVAAFAAPRRVAPEVTQLLMRLAWPGNVGELRSAVTRMLDTATGTAAVLADLPPEIRRAAHRSNLTRFERAEVHAILEALAETGGNKRDAALLLGISRSTLYRKLQAAGIDLDNTAF
- the cnbZ gene encoding 2-amino-5-chloromuconate deaminase CnbZ, which translates into the protein MPYAASQHSTGTYRYLPAIAPYSSGVAAEPGHEIIGVRFDSPPPVVDGFARLDEECAERGLPPSALVGIELRSPAPFAFGAFDEFNETYRQLLAERGLLEDGVNPIARTNVVPVRSAPREPVLLSAFLVRRSAGAGGVDFVVAGGGEIDGLDPDAIVARGDVSEAGLAKKAGYVVDEMRARLAGLGKDAESPTLVDVYTAHEIPGLEEMLLDRLPAVGRHGFLRWLTRPPVVEVEFEMDLRRVSGWRAL
- a CDS encoding amidase, with product MPLDDDMAYESATNLAAAVRGREVSPVEIVDHFLDRIEQRDPSLNAFVFLAADEARQAATRAEKAVTDGEELGPLHGVPTALKDLFDFHPGWPSTFGGIPALRGNIAEHHCTYAERMKAAGAIVLGKTNSPVMGFRGTCDNPLFGPTRNPFDTDRNSGGSSGGSAAAVADGLLPLAEGTDGGGSIRIPASWCGVVGYKASFGRVPFVSRPNAFTGVSPFLFEGVLGRSVADVALGASVLTGYDPRDPFALDETVDYVGACATPERSLAGKRIAYSPDFGMYPVDPKVATVTAQAAAAFRDAGAVVDEIAMTMPYGQQELAELWCRMMAGVEVIELFKAQGIDLLTDHADDLPAEYRSYVEANYRASAVEVLRDQQMRTGVYDAIQGVFGDYDLLLTPTLACLPVPNADDGNTAGPTHINGVEVNPLIGWCMTYPINYSGHPAVSVPAGMAEGDLPVGLQIIGRRYDDPGVIAGAAALEQLRPWRHTYARCAARTL
- a CDS encoding LLM class flavin-dependent oxidoreductase; the encoded protein is MKFQLFTLPTIPATLEERAAKRPIGRDNDAFQAMIAEVRELAIMADEVGFDVFSTTEHHFHSEGFEASVQPMMLYADLAARTKNISFAPLSLVLPANDPLRVAEQVAYLDHLTGGRVYGGYARGYQDRWVNVLGQHIPVKGTPMDGGEDDKHNRAVHEEYLELIYKAWTDDLLTFEGQFYQVPPKGGITRWPAADWTRQYGHPDELDENGHIRGISVIPKPLQQPYPKAFQPFSVSESTMVHTAKNGVMPIILTAEPGQFTHLAELYRDSAAEAGRDLKLGESIGAFRAVAFGENRQQALELMERTNYYGFQIYFSGFGFWEALRLPGDEQQWPKGTLLPPEEWTMDRFTKTKYGLAGTVDDIKRDIEDLATIHGNGGELEWFSWFFDQGLMPIDEAKRQLEIFAEHIIPEFR
- a CDS encoding N-acyl homoserine lactonase family protein; this encodes MAGTKLSLLDLGRIDTDDGFFIRGCNAAVQSDPHPHYERRRVAVIAAVIEHPQAGPILFETGCAQNAKEDWPAPAWEAFPVNVYEEEHHLDKALEAAGYGIDDIQAVVMGHLHLDHAGGLEHFKGRNIPIYAHAKEIKEHYYAVATKEDIGAYVPGDLHWELNWQPIHRDETELFEGITLRHMPGHTPGLMTMQVETRNSGHFMLTSDLFHVRDLFEQGLPQGWLGRDSHAWWESFRWTQQIQKRYDATMVYGHDATVLEELQAQAKYFD